The Poecilia reticulata strain Guanapo linkage group LG13, Guppy_female_1.0+MT, whole genome shotgun sequence genome has a segment encoding these proteins:
- the LOC103474634 gene encoding galaxin-like isoform X3, whose protein sequence is MHCCAGKPYNPKTETCCRDKGEKKTVKMSEKVSKCCGLKAYNPLNEMCCDFTVQPKPFPMAECCGKAAFNSKTQLCCGENRKILDRISPDHRCCYENQFNIKTECCCSGQIQPKVSGCCGKNSTTRTGMNPPASLVHEHQRSHFCGSESYDPKTERCCQRKHGDINARCISGAKPSTTVYDPKIDICCDGCLTKLQPWMDQCCGDSPYGLAQRGVLCCENRLYHNREDGEECSESGVPYKPFAETVCAHKRHNSPGGHCCGEELYQPNKTVCCKGQRYDRGKHIRCCGVHAFNISDPLKKCCEGTLHNLTGEENNLRCCGSELLNATNQDVCCTSEEQSLFYPAKDGFQCCGHHYYDSALWSCCAGKLSPVHHQTTHTRRNAKESKLQLVNNLNKTQLCNEVFIGVVESVSRSSTVFSNVLKITGKEATVEPDVFVLETPDQCKFFKLTAGKTYFFNRADVFADFNHESVLQSLHFILSKCFQ, encoded by the exons ATGCATTGCTGCGCTGGGAAGCCTTACAATCCAAAAACAGAGACTTGCTGCAGAgataaaggagagaaaaaaacag TCAAAATGAGTGAGAAGGTGTCAAAATGCTGCGGACTCAAAGCTTACAACCCGCTCAACGAGATGTGCTGTGACTTTACTGTCCAACCTAAACCTTTTCCCATGGCGGAGTGCTGTGGCAAAG cgGCATTCAACAGCAAAACTCAGCTGTGTTGTGGTGAAAACAGGAAGATCTTGGACAGAATTTCTCCGGACCATCGGTGCTGTTATGAGAATCAGTTCAACATCAAGACTGAGTGCTGCTGCAGCGGTCAAATTCAACCCAAAGTGTCAGGCTGCTGTGGTAAGAACAGCACCACCAGGACAG GAATGAATCCCCCTGCCAGTCTTGTTCATGAGCACCAGAG GTCACATTTTTGTGGGTCAGAGTCTTACGATCCAAAGACCGAACGCTGCTGCCAGAGGAAACACGGAGACATAAACGCGCGGTGCATCTCAG GTGCAAAACCTTCAACTACTGTTTACGACCCAAAGATAGACATCTGCTGTGATGGCTGTCTGACAAAGCTGCAGCCATGGATGGATCAG TGTTGTGGAGACTCGCCATACGGTTTAGCGCAGAGAGGAGTCCTCTGCTGTGAAAACCGCCTGTACCATAACAGAGAGGATGGAGAGGAGTGTTCGGAGAGCGGAGTGCCTTACAAGCCCTTTGCGGAGACAGTGTGTGCTCACAAGCGGCACAACTCACCTGGAGGTCACTGCTGCGGGGAGGAACTCTACCAGCCCAACAAAACTGTTTGCTGCAAAGGACAAAG ATACGATCGAGGAAAGCACATTCGCTGCTGCGGCGTTCATGCCTTCAACATTTCGGACCCTCTAAAGAAGTGCTGCGAAGGAACTCTGCACAACTTGACTGGGGAAGAAAACAACCTGAGGTGCTGTGGATCCGAGCTGCTGAACGCAACG AACCAGGACGTTTGCTGCACCAGTGAGGAACAGTCCTTGTTCTACCCAGCAAAGGATGGATTTCAGTGCTGCGGTCACCACTACTACGACTCCGCTCTGTGGTCATGCTGCGCGGGGAAGCTCAGTCCAGTACACCATCAGACCACCCATACGAGACGCAACGCGAAAG agtcCAAACTTCAACTGGTGAACAATCTGaacaaaacacaactttgcAATGAAG TGTTCATCGGGGTTGTGGAGAGCGTGTCCCGGAGCAGCACCGTGTTCAGCAACGTGCTGAAAATCACGGGGAAGGAGGCCACAGTGGAACCAGATGTCTTCGTACTGGAAACACCGGATCAGTGCAAGTTCTTCAAACTGACTGCCGGAAAGACCTACTTCTTCAACCGCGCCGACGTCTTCGCCGATTTCAACCACGAGTCCGTCCTGCAGTCGCTGCATTTCATTCtgtccaaatgttttcagtag
- the LOC103474634 gene encoding uncharacterized protein LOC103474634 isoform X2 yields MRTIHASKMACLIYIVIFISFCSFVSGFTDVKEVLQKGKSSRKTCEGAKSENPGMHCCAGKPYNPKTETCCRDKGEKKTVKMSEKVSKCCGLKAYNPLNEMCCDFTVQPKPFPMAECCGKAAFNSKTQLCCGENRKILDRISPDHRCCYENQFNIKTECCCSGQIQPKVSGCCGMNPPASLVHEHQRSHFCGSESYDPKTERCCQRKHGDINARCISGAKPSTTVYDPKIDICCDGCLTKLQPWMDQCCGDSPYGLAQRGVLCCENRLYHNREDGEECSESGVPYKPFAETVCAHKRHNSPGGHCCGEELYQPNKTVCCKGQRYDRGKHIRCCGVHAFNISDPLKKCCEGTLHNLTGEENNLRCCGSELLNATNQDVCCTSEEQSLFYPAKDGFQCCGHHYYDSALWSCCAGKLSPVHHQTTHTRRNAKESKLQLVNNLNKTQLCNEVFIGVVESVSRSSTVFSNVLKITGKEATVEPDVFVLETPDQCKFFKLTAGKTYFFNRADVFADFNHESVLQSLHFILSKCFQ; encoded by the exons ATGCGCACGATCCATGCTTCCAAAATGG CTTGCCTGATCTATATCGTCATCTTCATAAGTTTTTGCA GTTTTGTCTCAGGATTCACTGATGTCAAAGAAGTCTTGCAAAAGGGCAAGAGTAGCAG AAAAACCTGCGAAGGAGCAAAATCTGAGAACCCTGGGATGCATTGCTGCGCTGGGAAGCCTTACAATCCAAAAACAGAGACTTGCTGCAGAgataaaggagagaaaaaaacag TCAAAATGAGTGAGAAGGTGTCAAAATGCTGCGGACTCAAAGCTTACAACCCGCTCAACGAGATGTGCTGTGACTTTACTGTCCAACCTAAACCTTTTCCCATGGCGGAGTGCTGTGGCAAAG cgGCATTCAACAGCAAAACTCAGCTGTGTTGTGGTGAAAACAGGAAGATCTTGGACAGAATTTCTCCGGACCATCGGTGCTGTTATGAGAATCAGTTCAACATCAAGACTGAGTGCTGCTGCAGCGGTCAAATTCAACCCAAAGTGTCAGGCTGCTGTG GAATGAATCCCCCTGCCAGTCTTGTTCATGAGCACCAGAG GTCACATTTTTGTGGGTCAGAGTCTTACGATCCAAAGACCGAACGCTGCTGCCAGAGGAAACACGGAGACATAAACGCGCGGTGCATCTCAG GTGCAAAACCTTCAACTACTGTTTACGACCCAAAGATAGACATCTGCTGTGATGGCTGTCTGACAAAGCTGCAGCCATGGATGGATCAG TGTTGTGGAGACTCGCCATACGGTTTAGCGCAGAGAGGAGTCCTCTGCTGTGAAAACCGCCTGTACCATAACAGAGAGGATGGAGAGGAGTGTTCGGAGAGCGGAGTGCCTTACAAGCCCTTTGCGGAGACAGTGTGTGCTCACAAGCGGCACAACTCACCTGGAGGTCACTGCTGCGGGGAGGAACTCTACCAGCCCAACAAAACTGTTTGCTGCAAAGGACAAAG ATACGATCGAGGAAAGCACATTCGCTGCTGCGGCGTTCATGCCTTCAACATTTCGGACCCTCTAAAGAAGTGCTGCGAAGGAACTCTGCACAACTTGACTGGGGAAGAAAACAACCTGAGGTGCTGTGGATCCGAGCTGCTGAACGCAACG AACCAGGACGTTTGCTGCACCAGTGAGGAACAGTCCTTGTTCTACCCAGCAAAGGATGGATTTCAGTGCTGCGGTCACCACTACTACGACTCCGCTCTGTGGTCATGCTGCGCGGGGAAGCTCAGTCCAGTACACCATCAGACCACCCATACGAGACGCAACGCGAAAG agtcCAAACTTCAACTGGTGAACAATCTGaacaaaacacaactttgcAATGAAG TGTTCATCGGGGTTGTGGAGAGCGTGTCCCGGAGCAGCACCGTGTTCAGCAACGTGCTGAAAATCACGGGGAAGGAGGCCACAGTGGAACCAGATGTCTTCGTACTGGAAACACCGGATCAGTGCAAGTTCTTCAAACTGACTGCCGGAAAGACCTACTTCTTCAACCGCGCCGACGTCTTCGCCGATTTCAACCACGAGTCCGTCCTGCAGTCGCTGCATTTCATTCtgtccaaatgttttcagtag
- the LOC103474634 gene encoding uncharacterized protein LOC103474634 isoform X1, with the protein MRTIHASKMACLIYIVIFISFCSFVSGFTDVKEVLQKGKSSRKTCEGAKSENPGMHCCAGKPYNPKTETCCRDKGEKKTVKMSEKVSKCCGLKAYNPLNEMCCDFTVQPKPFPMAECCGKAAFNSKTQLCCGENRKILDRISPDHRCCYENQFNIKTECCCSGQIQPKVSGCCGKNSTTRTGMNPPASLVHEHQRSHFCGSESYDPKTERCCQRKHGDINARCISGAKPSTTVYDPKIDICCDGCLTKLQPWMDQCCGDSPYGLAQRGVLCCENRLYHNREDGEECSESGVPYKPFAETVCAHKRHNSPGGHCCGEELYQPNKTVCCKGQRYDRGKHIRCCGVHAFNISDPLKKCCEGTLHNLTGEENNLRCCGSELLNATNQDVCCTSEEQSLFYPAKDGFQCCGHHYYDSALWSCCAGKLSPVHHQTTHTRRNAKESKLQLVNNLNKTQLCNEVFIGVVESVSRSSTVFSNVLKITGKEATVEPDVFVLETPDQCKFFKLTAGKTYFFNRADVFADFNHESVLQSLHFILSKCFQ; encoded by the exons ATGCGCACGATCCATGCTTCCAAAATGG CTTGCCTGATCTATATCGTCATCTTCATAAGTTTTTGCA GTTTTGTCTCAGGATTCACTGATGTCAAAGAAGTCTTGCAAAAGGGCAAGAGTAGCAG AAAAACCTGCGAAGGAGCAAAATCTGAGAACCCTGGGATGCATTGCTGCGCTGGGAAGCCTTACAATCCAAAAACAGAGACTTGCTGCAGAgataaaggagagaaaaaaacag TCAAAATGAGTGAGAAGGTGTCAAAATGCTGCGGACTCAAAGCTTACAACCCGCTCAACGAGATGTGCTGTGACTTTACTGTCCAACCTAAACCTTTTCCCATGGCGGAGTGCTGTGGCAAAG cgGCATTCAACAGCAAAACTCAGCTGTGTTGTGGTGAAAACAGGAAGATCTTGGACAGAATTTCTCCGGACCATCGGTGCTGTTATGAGAATCAGTTCAACATCAAGACTGAGTGCTGCTGCAGCGGTCAAATTCAACCCAAAGTGTCAGGCTGCTGTGGTAAGAACAGCACCACCAGGACAG GAATGAATCCCCCTGCCAGTCTTGTTCATGAGCACCAGAG GTCACATTTTTGTGGGTCAGAGTCTTACGATCCAAAGACCGAACGCTGCTGCCAGAGGAAACACGGAGACATAAACGCGCGGTGCATCTCAG GTGCAAAACCTTCAACTACTGTTTACGACCCAAAGATAGACATCTGCTGTGATGGCTGTCTGACAAAGCTGCAGCCATGGATGGATCAG TGTTGTGGAGACTCGCCATACGGTTTAGCGCAGAGAGGAGTCCTCTGCTGTGAAAACCGCCTGTACCATAACAGAGAGGATGGAGAGGAGTGTTCGGAGAGCGGAGTGCCTTACAAGCCCTTTGCGGAGACAGTGTGTGCTCACAAGCGGCACAACTCACCTGGAGGTCACTGCTGCGGGGAGGAACTCTACCAGCCCAACAAAACTGTTTGCTGCAAAGGACAAAG ATACGATCGAGGAAAGCACATTCGCTGCTGCGGCGTTCATGCCTTCAACATTTCGGACCCTCTAAAGAAGTGCTGCGAAGGAACTCTGCACAACTTGACTGGGGAAGAAAACAACCTGAGGTGCTGTGGATCCGAGCTGCTGAACGCAACG AACCAGGACGTTTGCTGCACCAGTGAGGAACAGTCCTTGTTCTACCCAGCAAAGGATGGATTTCAGTGCTGCGGTCACCACTACTACGACTCCGCTCTGTGGTCATGCTGCGCGGGGAAGCTCAGTCCAGTACACCATCAGACCACCCATACGAGACGCAACGCGAAAG agtcCAAACTTCAACTGGTGAACAATCTGaacaaaacacaactttgcAATGAAG TGTTCATCGGGGTTGTGGAGAGCGTGTCCCGGAGCAGCACCGTGTTCAGCAACGTGCTGAAAATCACGGGGAAGGAGGCCACAGTGGAACCAGATGTCTTCGTACTGGAAACACCGGATCAGTGCAAGTTCTTCAAACTGACTGCCGGAAAGACCTACTTCTTCAACCGCGCCGACGTCTTCGCCGATTTCAACCACGAGTCCGTCCTGCAGTCGCTGCATTTCATTCtgtccaaatgttttcagtag